Proteins from one Shewanella pealeana ATCC 700345 genomic window:
- a CDS encoding DNA-directed RNA polymerase subunit alpha, giving the protein MQGSVTEFLKPRLVDIEQVNPTRAKVTLEPLERGFGHTLGNALRRILLSSMPGCAVTEVEIDGVLHEYSSKEGVQEDILEILLNLKGLAVVIEGKDEAMLTLSKSGAGPVTAADITHDGDVTIMNPDHVICHLTGNNEVSMRIRVERGRGYVPASARAQTEDDDRPIGRLLVDSSFSPVARIAYNVEAARVEQRTDLDKLVIDMTTNGTIDPEEAIRRSATILAEQLDAFVELRDVTETAPVEEKPEFDPILLRPVDDLELTVRSANCLKAEAIHYIGDLVQRTEVELLKTPNLGKKSLTEIKDVLASRGLSLGMRLENWPPASLADDL; this is encoded by the coding sequence ATGCAGGGTTCTGTTACAGAATTTCTTAAACCGCGTCTCGTTGATATCGAGCAGGTTAATCCAACACGTGCCAAGGTTACACTGGAGCCGCTAGAGCGTGGTTTTGGTCATACTCTAGGTAACGCGTTGCGTCGTATCCTATTGTCGTCTATGCCAGGCTGCGCGGTTACCGAAGTAGAGATCGATGGTGTACTGCATGAATACAGTAGCAAGGAAGGCGTGCAAGAAGATATCCTTGAGATACTATTAAACCTTAAGGGTTTAGCAGTAGTTATCGAAGGGAAAGACGAAGCTATGCTTACGCTAAGTAAGTCAGGCGCAGGCCCTGTTACTGCAGCAGATATCACGCATGATGGTGATGTTACTATCATGAATCCTGACCATGTTATTTGTCATTTGACAGGTAATAATGAAGTCAGCATGCGTATCCGCGTAGAGCGTGGTCGTGGTTATGTACCGGCTTCTGCCCGTGCACAAACTGAAGACGATGATCGCCCTATCGGCCGTTTGTTGGTTGATTCTTCGTTCTCACCAGTTGCTCGCATTGCATACAATGTTGAAGCTGCTCGTGTTGAACAGCGTACAGACTTAGATAAACTCGTTATCGACATGACCACTAACGGTACTATCGATCCTGAGGAAGCTATCCGTCGTTCAGCGACAATTCTAGCCGAACAGCTAGATGCGTTTGTTGAGTTACGTGATGTGACTGAGACTGCACCAGTAGAAGAGAAGCCGGAGTTCGATCCGATTCTGTTGCGTCCTGTCGACGATTTAGAGCTAACTGTACGTTCAGCCAACTGTTTGAAGGCTGAAGCGATTCATTACATCGGCGATCTGGTACAACGCACTGAAGTTGAGCTGCTTAAGACTCCTAACCTAGGTAAGAAATCTCTTACTGAAATTAAGGATGTTTTAGCGTCTCGCGGACTGTCGTTAGGTATGCGTCTGGAAAACTGGCCTCCAGCTAGTTTAGCAGACGACCTTTAA
- the rplQ gene encoding 50S ribosomal protein L17 has translation MRHRKSGRQLNRNSSHRQAMFRNMACSIVRHEVIKTTVAKAKELRRVVEPLITLAKSDSVANRRLAFARTRDAEVVGKLFTELGPRFQERPGGYTRILKCGLRTGDKAPMAYIELVGRPEAAEAVEDTAE, from the coding sequence ATGCGCCATCGTAAGAGTGGTCGTCAACTAAACCGTAACAGCAGTCATCGCCAAGCTATGTTCCGTAACATGGCATGCTCAATAGTTCGTCACGAAGTGATCAAAACTACTGTAGCTAAAGCGAAAGAATTGCGTCGCGTAGTTGAACCTCTAATAACACTTGCTAAGAGTGATAGCGTTGCAAACCGCCGTTTGGCATTTGCACGTACTCGCGACGCTGAAGTCGTTGGTAAGTTATTTACTGAATTGGGTCCACGTTTCCAGGAACGTCCTGGTGGATATACCCGTATTCTTAAGTGCGGTCTACGTACTGGTGACAAAGCGCCTATGGCGTATATTGAACTAGTAGGTCGTCCTGAAGCAGCTGAAGCTGTTGAAGACACTGCAGAGTAA
- the ccmE gene encoding cytochrome c maturation protein CcmE, with protein sequence MNPRRKKRLTLAVALIGGVAAIASLLLYALNSNLNLFFTPTEIVQGKKDTGVMPEIGQRIRVGGMVTVGSMVRDPNSLHVEFAIHDAAGGEIIVTYDDLLPDLFREGQGIVAQGVLSAPGVLEATEVLAKHDENYMPPEVAEAMGQTHEKLDYNQEQKSGGY encoded by the coding sequence GTGAATCCTAGACGTAAAAAACGCCTTACCCTTGCTGTAGCCTTAATTGGTGGTGTTGCAGCGATCGCTTCTTTGCTTTTATACGCTTTGAACTCAAATCTAAACCTATTCTTTACTCCAACAGAGATTGTACAGGGTAAGAAAGATACCGGCGTTATGCCAGAGATTGGCCAGCGCATCCGTGTTGGCGGCATGGTGACCGTAGGTTCAATGGTACGCGATCCTAACAGCTTGCATGTTGAGTTTGCGATCCATGATGCTGCTGGCGGCGAAATCATCGTAACTTATGATGATCTACTACCGGATCTTTTCCGTGAAGGACAAGGTATTGTTGCACAGGGTGTCTTGTCTGCTCCTGGAGTTTTAGAAGCGACAGAAGTTCTTGCGAAGCATGATGAAAACTACATGCCACCAGAAGTTGCCGAAGCTATGGGCCAAACTCACGAGAAATTGGATTATAACCAAGAACAAAAATCTGGCGGTTACTAA
- the ccmD gene encoding heme exporter protein CcmD yields MQFDSVSEFINMGGYAFYVWLAYGVTFFSLGTLVVLSVRQKRKVLVEIAKKIQREERLKETRSTK; encoded by the coding sequence ATGCAGTTCGACTCAGTTAGTGAATTTATCAATATGGGCGGCTACGCATTCTATGTTTGGCTTGCCTACGGTGTAACCTTTTTCTCACTAGGTACCTTAGTTGTCCTTAGTGTTAGACAGAAACGCAAGGTGTTAGTAGAAATCGCGAAGAAGATCCAGCGCGAAGAACGCCTAAAAGAAACTCGGAGTACAAAATAG
- the ccmC gene encoding heme ABC transporter permease CcmC, whose translation MWKWLHSYADPERAYKLSGTLLPWFAMLAISMIGLGTVWGLAFAPTDYQQGDSYRIIFIHVPAASMSMAAYMAMATSSFIGLVWQIKSADWAAAAIAPIGAVITFIALITGATWGKPMWGTWWVWDARLTSELVLLFLYLGVISLYASFEDKVLAARAAGILAIVGVINIPIIKYSVDWWSSLHQPSTIKITEESSMPSEMLYPLLINIMGFGIMIGAITLVRFRSEILARNGMRPWVRELAKAEGVK comes from the coding sequence ATGTGGAAATGGTTACATTCATACGCGGATCCTGAACGCGCCTACAAACTCTCAGGCACCCTACTACCTTGGTTTGCCATGCTTGCAATATCGATGATTGGTCTCGGTACGGTTTGGGGCTTGGCTTTTGCTCCGACTGATTATCAACAAGGTGACAGTTACCGAATCATCTTTATTCATGTACCAGCCGCTTCTATGTCGATGGCAGCTTACATGGCCATGGCGACATCTTCGTTTATCGGACTTGTATGGCAAATTAAGTCTGCCGACTGGGCTGCGGCGGCTATTGCACCAATCGGTGCGGTCATTACCTTTATTGCGCTTATTACAGGTGCAACATGGGGCAAGCCTATGTGGGGTACATGGTGGGTTTGGGATGCACGCTTAACATCTGAACTAGTACTGTTATTCTTATACCTAGGTGTTATCTCTCTTTATGCTTCATTTGAAGATAAAGTATTGGCTGCTAGAGCCGCTGGCATTTTAGCAATCGTTGGTGTGATTAACATTCCAATCATCAAGTACTCTGTAGATTGGTGGAGCTCACTGCACCAGCCATCTACAATCAAGATCACTGAAGAATCTTCTATGCCTTCAGAGATGTTATATCCACTCCTAATTAACATCATGGGATTCGGTATAATGATTGGTGCGATAACATTAGTGAGATTTAGATCAGAAATTTTGGCACGAAATGGCATGCGTCCATGGGTTCGTGAACTTGCTAAAGCAGAAGGGGTCAAATAA
- the ccmB gene encoding heme exporter protein CcmB, whose translation MKKGISYTKAFSTLLKRDLQIAVRHRGDIFNPLLFFVLVVTLFPLGIGPEPQVLTRVAPGIIWVAALLASMLSLERLFKADYADGSLEQMLLSPQPLPLMVLAKVLAHWILTGVPLILVAPLLAVLLHLESNSYGALIATLALGTPVLSLLGAIGVALTVGLRKGGVLLSLLILPLYIPVLIFATSAIDAAGMNLPYDGQLAIIGAMLVGSLTLAPFAIGASLRVSTN comes from the coding sequence ATGAAGAAAGGCATCAGTTATACCAAAGCATTTAGCACGCTGTTAAAGCGTGATCTGCAAATAGCAGTGCGCCATCGCGGTGACATTTTTAACCCGCTACTGTTTTTTGTCCTAGTGGTAACACTCTTCCCTCTAGGTATTGGTCCAGAACCACAAGTATTAACTCGAGTTGCACCTGGTATTATTTGGGTCGCAGCACTTTTGGCATCAATGTTATCGCTTGAACGTTTGTTTAAGGCAGATTACGCCGATGGTAGCCTTGAACAAATGCTATTAAGCCCTCAACCGCTACCTCTAATGGTGTTAGCCAAGGTGTTAGCGCATTGGATATTGACAGGCGTGCCTTTGATTTTGGTGGCACCATTACTAGCGGTGTTGTTGCATTTAGAAAGCAATAGCTACGGCGCGTTGATTGCGACGCTTGCGCTAGGGACTCCCGTGCTGAGCTTGCTCGGAGCCATTGGTGTTGCACTAACAGTTGGATTACGTAAAGGTGGTGTGCTTTTAAGCCTGTTAATTTTACCTTTATATATTCCAGTTCTAATTTTTGCTACTAGCGCGATTGACGCTGCTGGTATGAATTTACCTTATGATGGTCAACTCGCTATTATTGGCGCAATGTTGGTCGGTTCATTAACGTTAGCACCATTTGCAATTGGTGCATCCTTACGAGTGAGTACTAACTAA
- the ccmA gene encoding cytochrome c biogenesis heme-transporting ATPase CcmA, giving the protein MVKESKATTLVSANNLTCIREERILFDELSFDITEGEIVQIEGPNGAGKTSLLRIIAGLSRPYAGQINFKGEDINRCRDEYNDELLYLGHLAGVKSELTAEENLNFNLRISGYDDFDARQILAKVNLSGFEEALAGHLSAGQHRRTALARLWHTNCKIWLLDEPFTAIDKKGVEELEHLFLAHAKRGGCVILTTHQDMGVIGDDILRKIRLDYRFV; this is encoded by the coding sequence GTGGTAAAAGAATCAAAAGCAACAACACTGGTATCAGCTAATAACTTAACTTGCATAAGGGAAGAACGCATTTTATTTGATGAACTTAGCTTCGATATAACCGAAGGTGAGATTGTTCAAATTGAAGGCCCTAACGGTGCAGGTAAAACAAGTCTTTTGCGGATCATCGCAGGTTTATCTCGCCCTTATGCAGGGCAAATCAACTTCAAAGGTGAAGACATTAACCGTTGTCGTGACGAGTACAATGATGAATTGTTGTACCTTGGCCACCTTGCAGGTGTTAAAAGTGAGTTAACGGCTGAAGAAAATCTTAACTTCAATTTAAGGATCAGTGGGTATGATGATTTCGATGCCCGTCAGATCCTTGCAAAAGTCAATCTCTCAGGTTTTGAAGAAGCGCTCGCAGGACACTTATCGGCAGGCCAACACAGACGTACAGCCCTTGCTAGGCTCTGGCACACTAACTGTAAGATATGGCTGCTAGATGAGCCTTTTACTGCTATCGATAAAAAAGGCGTAGAAGAACTTGAACACCTATTTTTAGCCCATGCAAAACGCGGCGGTTGCGTAATATTAACCACACACCAAGATATGGGTGTGATTGGCGATGATATTCTACGTAAAATCCGTCTCGATTATCGCTTTGTATAA
- a CDS encoding c-type cytochrome, translated as MKKLLALTAVAAMTLSTSALAQDGKAVYDKACQVCHSMGVAGAPKSHDAAAWEPRLGKGMDALVSSVKSGLNAMPPGGMCTDCSDDDYKNAIEYMSK; from the coding sequence ATGAAAAAATTATTAGCACTGACTGCAGTGGCAGCTATGACTCTGTCTACAAGCGCACTTGCTCAAGATGGTAAAGCTGTATATGACAAGGCATGCCAAGTATGTCACAGCATGGGTGTTGCTGGTGCGCCAAAATCACATGACGCTGCAGCTTGGGAACCACGTCTAGGTAAAGGTATGGACGCTTTAGTATCTTCTGTTAAGTCAGGCCTAAACGCTATGCCACCAGGTGGTATGTGTACAGATTGCTCTGATGATGATTACAAGAATGCAATCGAGTATATGTCTAAGTAA
- the ccmI gene encoding c-type cytochrome biogenesis protein CcmI — MTTFWILIASFLLVSLALIWFPHFRQQRMLRTEEADVRKGTNLELFNERLATLEKELQEELLDQPEFDALKKELEISLLQDMKQGDDESLVNTLKPKSIMWPSVMTVVIVGICGYMYSTLGAYKNLDQPMTANDPHAGQTTEQIMSQRVGMMEAQAQAEPENSQLWFNLGHAYISANRYDDAIKAFDKTIDLVGVHAELLGPKATALYYRSNQKMTPTVQALVDQALSLDPVDPSTLLLVGMDSFFTADYPKAIDAWQLILDSDRTDVDRGAIMNAIDSAKMRLGSDGAMPNDDAHKNVQSATTAKTVTVEVSISPELQAKVASTDMLFIFARSTEGPKVPLAATKISAESLPATITLDDSTGMGGNTKLSDAKAVEIIAVLSKHGSVRAQSGDIQGTLAMLKVGETGQLVLDTQVQ, encoded by the coding sequence ATGACCACATTCTGGATTTTGATAGCCTCATTTCTACTGGTTAGCCTAGCGCTGATTTGGTTCCCACATTTCCGTCAACAGCGCATGCTGAGGACTGAAGAAGCCGATGTTCGTAAGGGTACTAACCTCGAACTATTCAATGAGCGACTCGCTACTTTAGAGAAAGAACTTCAAGAAGAACTTCTCGATCAACCTGAGTTTGATGCCCTTAAGAAAGAGCTTGAAATCAGCTTACTTCAAGACATGAAGCAAGGTGATGACGAGTCATTAGTTAACACACTAAAGCCAAAAAGCATCATGTGGCCGTCAGTTATGACCGTCGTTATTGTCGGTATCTGTGGTTACATGTACTCAACATTGGGTGCCTATAAAAATTTAGACCAACCAATGACAGCAAATGATCCCCATGCAGGCCAAACCACTGAACAGATCATGTCGCAGCGTGTTGGCATGATGGAAGCACAAGCACAAGCAGAGCCTGAAAATAGCCAATTGTGGTTCAATCTTGGTCACGCTTACATTTCAGCAAACCGTTATGATGACGCAATCAAAGCATTCGATAAGACAATAGATCTTGTTGGTGTTCATGCTGAGTTACTTGGCCCGAAAGCAACAGCACTTTATTACCGCTCTAACCAAAAGATGACACCAACGGTTCAAGCTCTTGTTGATCAAGCACTAAGCCTTGACCCAGTAGACCCATCTACACTGTTACTTGTTGGCATGGATTCGTTCTTTACCGCGGACTATCCAAAAGCAATTGACGCTTGGCAGTTAATCCTAGATAGCGATCGTACTGACGTTGACCGTGGTGCAATCATGAATGCTATCGATAGCGCTAAAATGAGACTCGGATCAGATGGCGCGATGCCGAATGATGATGCTCATAAAAATGTACAGTCTGCAACAACGGCAAAGACTGTAACAGTTGAAGTTTCTATCTCACCAGAGCTTCAGGCTAAAGTGGCAAGTACAGATATGCTATTTATCTTCGCTCGCTCAACTGAAGGCCCTAAAGTACCTCTTGCAGCTACAAAGATTTCTGCGGAGTCTCTACCTGCAACGATTACTTTAGATGACAGCACCGGCATGGGTGGCAACACTAAGCTAAGCGATGCAAAAGCCGTTGAAATTATCGCGGTACTGTCTAAGCATGGTAGCGTAAGAGCTCAATCTGGTGACATCCAAGGCACACTTGCGATGCTAAAAGTTGGTGAGACTGGCCAACTAGTTCTTGATACTCAAGTTCAATAA
- a CDS encoding heme lyase CcmF/NrfE family subunit yields MIPELGHFSLIIGLAFAMLLAIVPLVGVARKDQYLVRYAWPLSYGMFFFILFSVIALGYSFAVDDFSVAYVAHHSNSELPIFFKIAAVWGGHEGSLLFWVFSLAAWAAAVALFSKGLEEVFTARVLSVLAMILIGFTLFMLLTSSPFERLFPIPMEGRDLNPMLQDVGLIFHPPMLYLGYVGFSVSFAFAIAALMSGRLDSAWARWSRPWTLAAWVFLTGGISLGSWWAYYELGWGGWWFWDPVENASFMPWLIGTALLHSLIVTEKRGAFRNWTVLLSIFAFSLSLLGTFIVRSGVLTSVHSFAADPSRGMFILLLLGLAIGGSLTLFAFRASEMRSPARFELKSKETMLLVCNLLLTVACGTVLLGTLYPLLIDALGMGKISVGPPYFNAVFVPIVLVLFGFMGIGPIIRWKKSKAGELKRQLIIPAVISAVVGLAAPFIAGGEFNAWVVFGIAAAVWVTLMTFRAAYNMVKTKDGSIDLTRLGRSQLGMIIAHLGIAVSVVGATMVSNYSLEKSVRMGPGISHELAGYTFNYVETKNVVGPNYTAQQGQIEVYQGDDYVTLLRPDRRQYNVRTMDMTEAGIDWGLFRDLYVTMGDPISRTEYAVRINYKPFVRWIWFGSIFMMVGGFFAASDKRYRVKAKSTEKTAAKEADKLATA; encoded by the coding sequence ATGATCCCAGAATTAGGACACTTTTCGCTGATTATCGGCCTGGCATTCGCCATGCTGTTAGCCATCGTTCCTTTAGTAGGTGTAGCTCGTAAAGACCAATACCTAGTGCGCTATGCTTGGCCACTAAGTTACGGCATGTTCTTCTTTATTCTCTTCTCTGTTATTGCGCTTGGCTATAGCTTCGCAGTCGATGACTTCTCTGTAGCTTATGTAGCACATCATTCCAACTCTGAATTGCCAATCTTTTTTAAGATAGCTGCCGTATGGGGTGGGCATGAAGGTTCATTGCTATTCTGGGTATTCTCATTAGCGGCTTGGGCTGCAGCGGTTGCGCTATTTAGTAAGGGCTTAGAAGAAGTCTTTACTGCACGAGTGCTGTCGGTGTTAGCAATGATCTTAATCGGCTTTACGCTATTTATGTTGCTGACCTCTAGCCCATTTGAGCGTTTATTCCCAATCCCGATGGAAGGTCGTGACCTTAACCCAATGTTGCAAGACGTTGGATTGATTTTCCACCCTCCAATGTTGTACCTAGGTTATGTTGGCTTCTCTGTCAGTTTTGCATTCGCAATTGCTGCTCTTATGAGTGGACGACTAGACTCTGCATGGGCTCGTTGGAGTCGTCCTTGGACACTAGCAGCTTGGGTATTCCTAACTGGCGGTATCTCACTAGGTTCTTGGTGGGCATATTACGAACTCGGTTGGGGTGGTTGGTGGTTCTGGGATCCAGTTGAAAACGCCTCTTTTATGCCTTGGTTGATTGGTACAGCTCTACTTCACTCGTTAATCGTAACCGAGAAGCGTGGTGCATTCCGTAACTGGACCGTTCTACTTTCAATCTTTGCTTTCTCATTAAGTTTACTTGGTACCTTTATTGTTCGTTCTGGCGTGTTAACTTCGGTTCACTCGTTCGCTGCGGATCCAAGTCGAGGTATGTTCATCCTATTGCTACTCGGTTTAGCAATTGGTGGCTCACTCACACTATTCGCTTTCAGAGCGAGTGAGATGCGTAGCCCAGCACGTTTTGAGCTGAAATCAAAAGAGACCATGCTACTGGTATGTAACCTGTTGTTAACGGTCGCTTGTGGTACTGTTTTACTCGGTACTCTTTACCCGCTGCTAATCGATGCACTGGGTATGGGTAAGATCTCTGTAGGACCTCCATACTTTAACGCCGTATTTGTTCCAATCGTTCTTGTACTATTTGGCTTTATGGGTATAGGTCCAATTATCCGCTGGAAGAAATCTAAAGCGGGTGAGCTTAAGCGTCAGCTTATTATCCCTGCAGTGATTTCTGCAGTCGTTGGTCTAGCTGCGCCATTTATTGCCGGCGGTGAGTTTAACGCTTGGGTAGTATTTGGTATTGCGGCAGCGGTATGGGTCACACTGATGACATTCCGTGCTGCTTATAACATGGTTAAGACTAAAGATGGCTCAATTGATTTGACTCGTCTTGGACGTAGCCAGCTGGGCATGATCATTGCTCACCTTGGTATTGCGGTATCTGTTGTTGGTGCCACCATGGTTTCGAACTACTCATTAGAGAAGAGTGTCCGTATGGGCCCAGGCATTTCTCATGAGTTAGCGGGTTATACCTTTAACTATGTTGAAACCAAGAATGTTGTTGGTCCAAACTACACGGCTCAACAAGGTCAAATTGAGGTTTACCAGGGAGACGATTATGTAACCCTGCTTAGACCTGACCGTCGCCAATACAATGTTCGTACTATGGACATGACTGAGGCGGGTATCGACTGGGGCCTATTCCGAGATCTTTACGTGACAATGGGTGATCCAATTAGCCGTACTGAGTACGCGGTGCGTATTAACTACAAGCCTTTCGTTCGTTGGATCTGGTTTGGTTCAATCTTTATGATGGTTGGTGGTTTCTTCGCTGCTTCTGATAAGCGTTATCGCGTAAAGGCTAAGAGCACAGAAAAGACAGCTGCTAAAGAAGCTGACAAGTTAGCTACGGCTTAA
- a CDS encoding DsbE family thiol:disulfide interchange protein → MKKLVLFIPLVVFLGMGVFLYKGLFLNPQQLDSALEGKPIPAFQLEVLEKSGETVTNETLKGKVGLLNVWATWCPSCKYEHPFLMTLARQKILPIYGINYRDDRPLAIRELSREGNPYAINIYDHDGRLGLDLGVYGAPESFLIDHKGIIRYRYAGPIDRNVWKDTLYPMVQQLQAEAAKDGAS, encoded by the coding sequence ATGAAAAAGTTAGTACTATTTATTCCACTCGTCGTGTTTTTAGGTATGGGAGTGTTCCTTTATAAGGGACTCTTCCTTAACCCGCAACAACTCGATTCAGCTCTAGAAGGAAAGCCGATCCCGGCTTTCCAGTTAGAGGTTTTAGAAAAGTCAGGGGAAACCGTGACTAATGAAACGCTAAAAGGCAAGGTAGGTTTACTTAATGTATGGGCAACTTGGTGCCCATCATGTAAGTATGAGCATCCTTTCTTAATGACATTAGCGCGTCAGAAGATTCTGCCTATCTACGGTATTAATTACCGTGATGATCGCCCACTTGCTATTCGTGAGTTGAGTCGTGAAGGTAATCCCTATGCTATCAATATCTATGACCATGACGGTCGTTTAGGTTTAGATCTTGGTGTGTATGGTGCTCCAGAAAGTTTCTTGATCGACCATAAAGGTATTATCCGTTACCGTTATGCTGGTCCAATTGACCGTAACGTATGGAAAGATACACTTTACCCTATGGTTCAACAGCTACAAGCTGAAGCTGCGAAGGATGGTGCATCGTGA
- the nrfF gene encoding heme lyase NrfEFG subunit NrfF, producing the protein MKGLSALVLLVSMVSIVNATPVDTYEFKSVDNQKRALSLAHSLRCPQCQNQNLIDSNSPVAQDLRLEVYQMVDEGKGDDEIVEFMTSRYGEFVLYKPRMEAKTYALWLGPVALLLFGGLIGFFFIRKQRIAEATNQELSTEEQEELDRLLKRDAK; encoded by the coding sequence ATGAAGGGGTTATCGGCTCTAGTACTTCTAGTGAGCATGGTAAGTATTGTTAATGCTACGCCGGTAGACACTTATGAATTTAAGTCCGTTGATAATCAAAAGCGCGCATTAAGTCTAGCTCACTCTTTACGTTGCCCGCAGTGTCAGAACCAGAACCTAATCGACTCTAACTCTCCAGTTGCTCAAGACCTTCGTCTAGAAGTATACCAGATGGTTGATGAAGGTAAGGGGGATGATGAAATCGTTGAATTCATGACGAGTCGTTACGGTGAGTTCGTACTATATAAGCCACGCATGGAAGCTAAAACTTACGCACTTTGGTTAGGCCCTGTAGCTCTACTGTTATTTGGTGGTTTGATAGGTTTCTTTTTCATTCGTAAACAGCGTATAGCAGAGGCGACTAACCAAGAGCTATCTACTGAAGAGCAAGAAGAACTCGATCGTCTATTAAAGAGAGACGCTAAATGA
- a CDS encoding TlpA disulfide reductase family protein produces MRSTIVGLAAATMLFAAGAQAYPGMEKQAEKQVQSSVDLISVLPKPFPIEAVAFKNSEGASVDFSQYKGKVIMVNMWATWCPPCVRELPAISRFSAKIGSDDFEVLPVSIDLEGNKQVEPFLKSLGMEDFNTYYDKEQKLGNVFPLDTIPATFILNREGELIAFVRTFVDWDDDKAVTLIKGFLAEPQLSSSLTKNAD; encoded by the coding sequence ATGAGATCGACCATAGTGGGTTTAGCTGCAGCAACCATGTTGTTTGCTGCAGGCGCGCAAGCTTATCCAGGAATGGAAAAGCAAGCTGAAAAACAAGTCCAATCTAGTGTCGATCTAATTAGTGTTCTTCCTAAGCCATTTCCGATCGAAGCCGTAGCTTTTAAAAACAGCGAAGGTGCTTCCGTCGACTTTAGCCAATATAAAGGTAAAGTCATTATGGTAAACATGTGGGCGACTTGGTGTCCTCCGTGTGTTAGGGAGTTGCCTGCAATAAGCCGCTTCTCTGCCAAGATCGGATCTGATGACTTTGAGGTGTTACCCGTTTCTATTGATCTCGAAGGTAACAAGCAAGTAGAGCCGTTCTTGAAGTCATTAGGTATGGAAGACTTTAATACCTATTATGATAAAGAACAGAAGTTGGGTAATGTCTTTCCTTTAGACACAATCCCAGCGACCTTTATCCTTAATAGAGAAGGTGAGTTAATTGCTTTCGTTCGTACCTTCGTAGATTGGGACGACGATAAAGCGGTAACACTTATTAAAGGGTTTCTTGCAGAACCTCAACTATCAAGTTCTCTTACTAAGAACGCAGATTAG
- a CDS encoding IS110-like element ISSpe2 family transposase: MNITTIGLDIAKSVFHFVGVNKAGKLVKKKIIKRKELVLFLAQIEPCLVVMEACGGANYWAREFEKVGHQVKLIAPQYVVPYRQGNKNDYNDALAIAEAAQRPNMRFVEPKPVEQQDIQMLHRMRERLNKQSTALINQVRGMLAEYGIVITKGKASFRTKLPDILENADNELTVKGRSVFYQLYEEFNDIEKRLKNCDAQVQQEVKSNQVCQRLESVPGIGPVTATAFYAAVGQGKDFTNGRHFSAWCGLVPKQHSSGGKNNLLGISKRGNAYLRTLFIHGARTVLQHSSNKTDRFSCWASALAERRGFNRACVAVANKLARIAWVIAAREDEYRITV; this comes from the coding sequence ATGAACATTACTACAATTGGTCTTGATATCGCAAAGTCCGTTTTTCATTTTGTTGGCGTTAATAAAGCCGGAAAGCTTGTCAAAAAGAAGATAATTAAGCGCAAAGAGTTAGTGCTTTTTCTTGCTCAAATAGAACCTTGCCTTGTTGTGATGGAAGCCTGTGGCGGTGCAAACTATTGGGCTAGGGAGTTCGAGAAAGTTGGCCATCAAGTTAAGTTAATAGCACCCCAGTATGTCGTTCCCTACAGACAAGGAAATAAGAATGACTATAACGATGCACTTGCGATAGCTGAAGCAGCACAACGCCCCAACATGCGCTTTGTAGAGCCTAAGCCAGTAGAGCAGCAAGATATTCAGATGCTGCATCGAATGAGAGAAAGACTAAACAAACAATCTACTGCACTGATAAATCAAGTGAGAGGTATGCTCGCTGAGTACGGCATTGTCATCACAAAAGGAAAAGCGTCTTTTAGGACAAAGCTACCAGATATTCTAGAAAATGCCGATAACGAATTAACAGTCAAAGGCCGAAGTGTTTTTTATCAACTATATGAAGAGTTTAATGACATTGAGAAGCGACTTAAAAACTGTGATGCCCAAGTTCAACAAGAGGTGAAAAGTAACCAAGTATGCCAGCGCTTAGAAAGCGTACCAGGCATTGGCCCTGTGACTGCCACAGCATTTTATGCAGCTGTTGGGCAAGGTAAAGATTTTACCAATGGGAGACATTTTTCAGCATGGTGCGGTCTAGTACCCAAACAGCATAGTAGTGGCGGGAAAAATAATTTGCTTGGTATTAGTAAGCGAGGAAACGCTTATTTGAGAACGCTATTTATCCACGGGGCAAGAACTGTCTTACAGCATAGTTCTAATAAAACTGACAGATTTAGTTGCTGGGCTAGCGCACTTGCAGAAAGGCGTGGCTTTAACAGAGCTTGTGTTGCCGTAGCTAATAAGCTTGCACGAATAGCGTGGGTTATAGCAGCAAGAGAAGATGAATACCGTATCACAGTATAA